The DNA region GGTATTGATGCATGGCACTCGGATGGTCGGTTAAAGAGAAACATACAACCCTCTTCAGAAAATGCGCTGTCCTATCTGGAGCAGTTACCGGTACGAAGCTTTGACTGGAAAGAGGACGCTTTTCACGAACGTTTTGGATTTATCGCCCAGGAGCTGGAAGGAATCGATTCGAGTCTGGTTTATAAGGTACCTCAGCGGGAAGAGGATGGAACAATTGTGGACGAAATCTATCAGATCAAGGTCAGCAAATTTATACCCGTACTGGTAAAAAGTATCCAGGAGCTTTATGAGAAAGTGGAAAATCAAGGTAAAATACTGGATAAGATGATGCTGGCACAAGGTGTCACCTATCAGTCGGCAGTAAAAGCGTTACGCTCATTTGAAGCGCCTTTACAGCAGTATACCGAAGCGATTCAAAAGCCAATGAGAACGTCTGAAATTACTGAGCCAAGACCTATTATGTTTCATAAAAATGAAGATGGAACCATTGAATTTATTGAGGAGGAATAAAATGATCAATCCTAAAATAACCGTTATGATCACGGATCAGACGCAGATCAATCACCAGGATGCCATGTATCTCAGCGCGTCCATTATAACAAACGATGAAAAAGGTGTTCAAAGCGCCTATAGCAGCATTCAGGAGAACCATCCGGAAATTTGTGCTGACAATAAGCAGGAATGTCGTGAAGACAAGGCAGCGTTTACGGCTTTTGTTGAAAAGATCGAAGATGCTTTGACAGAGTATTTAAGAAACGGCGAAGCGGCTTTGCTATTTAAGCCCTATACGGAGGTAGAAAAAGATGTTTAATAAAAACACGAAAGATACAAAGGCGGAACCGGTTGAGAGGCCCGAAGTGGTTCGAATCCCTCGAGGAAATTATATCCTGTCAGTCGAAGTAGGTCCGGAAACCTTTGAAAAGAAGCTGGTAATTAATTCCTCCATTATTGTAGAACACATTCCGGGAGATAACGGGATTACGGTTGAACTGGGCGTTTCTCGTCCGGGAGATTCACCAGCAGAGGTGAAAGAACATGGCAATTGCTAAAACAAGGAAAGCTTTGGTGCTTGATATTAATGCTCCGGCCTGTTTGGAGAACACGCTGTACATGGGGCAATATGACAGCAAAACAAGGGAAGTAGAAATCACCCTGACTGAAGATGGTGGACCCTTTAACATATCAGGAGATAACGTGAATGCCCGTGTTTTCTGTGACAAAGCTGATGGACACGATGTTTTCAACGATGCAGTTATTGAAAACGGAAAGATCGTTGTAACCTTCACAGATCAAATGCTGGCTGCTGCCGGGCCAATGCCTACTCGAGTAGCTCTATTTGGGCACGATGGTGAACGGTTGACTTCCGTCGATTTTATCGTCATGGTCCGGGAAAATCGGGCCGAAAATGGTGTGTTGAGTTCCAGTGAGTTTAATGCTCTGAACAAAGCTTTGGGTAGTATTGATGGAGCTTTCGATAAAGCAACCAGCGCATGGGAAACCATCAACCAGGTTCAGGAGACCATTGAAAAATCTATTACAGATGCTCAGGATGCTACAAAAACCGCCAACAACGCAGCACAGCGTGTGGAACAGGTCATAGGTGGTATAGAAGAAACAATCGCTACAACAGCTAAATTGAATGATGAGGTGACGACCGCTCGGGACAGTGAAACAGACTTGAGCACCAGACTTGAGAAAATAGAATCTGGAGAGCGTATGAAAGGAGCTGGAAAATTTCCAGTTGCATCGGAGGAGCAAGCTAGAGCAGGGATTGATAACAACGTAATCATGACACCATTGCGAACGGCAGAGGCCATTGAATCTTTAGCCACGGGAGGTGGCGGCGGTGGTGGCGGCTCCACCATCCCGATCATGACCAGCACCTTTCAGGGTGGGAGCTTTTCAACAAATGAAGAAATTGAAATCCGGTATCGCTGGAGCAGTCCAAACATTGGCTATGGGATGCTGCATGTACTCATTAATAATGTCGAAATTCAGACAGAAGAGGTACAGCAGGGCCTCAACCGGTTGGTAGTTCCAGGGCAGCCAAAGGGAAATTATACTTTGTTGATGTATGTCACCGACCGCGGTGGGCTGACCACAGACAAGCTGACCTTTCAATTGAAAGTCGGTGGATTGGATATCACATCGACCTTTGACGATTCCCAGGACTTCACGATCAAGTCGGTAATCCGCATCCCTATTACCGTTGACACGATCTCGCTGGACCCGGTCTATCTTTCACAGAATATCGACGGAACCCTCACGCGCTTATCCGGTCAGAATGGTTATAACGTCGTGCAGCTGCCCGCCATGACACCCGGAGCCCACAAGGTGACGATCGCTGCGGAAAGTGGGGTTTATAAGTCAAACAGCCTTGATTTTAACATTGTGATCGAGGACGCCGACACCCTGACCATTATCTGTGATTTTGACACCGATCAGGTCGCATACCGTGATCTGGTGGAAATTCCATACCGCGTGTCGCTGAAAGGGGTGAGCAAGTTTAATGCGGAATACCTGGTGGACGGCACCTTGGTTAAGCAGCTGGTCATTTCCGCAGGTACCAATATCTGGAGCACCCGTGACCTGGCCATCGGTTACCATACCCTGCGGATCAACGTGTCCACACAGGAAGGCGCCAAGACCGCCTTTGTCGAAAAGCGTCTAACCGTCAACCCGTCGTCCTATACACCGCTGCAGCCTGTGCAGGATGCCAGCCTGATCGCCTGGTTTGACGCCACCGGCCGGACGAACCAGGACGCCAACCGGGAAAACTGGCCGGATAAATCCGGAAACGGCACAGCGGTCCGTCTGGTCGATTTTAACTATGGCGGCGCTAACGGCTGGGTGGACAACGCCCTGAAATGCAACGGCGGGTCCTACGTAGAAATTGACCTGCAGGCCCTGAAGGACAACGCACCCTATGGGCTGACCGTCGATGTGAAGTTCAGAACCCGGGACAGCGGCGAAGAGCTGGCCTGTGTGATGGATATGCGCGGTAGTGATAGCAATAACAAGGGTTTTGCCATTGACACCAAAGCCATGTACCTAAACTCCGGAACCACCAAGATTAAAGCCGCTGTTCTGGAAGAGGAAATTTCACGGGCGACTTTTGTCGTCGACCGCGAAAACAAGTTGGCGAAAATCTATAACAATGGCGTGCTCACCGAAGCCTTTATTATGACAGATAGTGAGAGCTTTTCCAATACGACAAGGATCTACCTGAACACAACCCTTGCGCTGGTATCCGGGGCTTGGGTGCCCTCGCTGTTTGGAGACTGCGAAATCTACAGCATCCGCATCTATGAGCGGGCGCTCTCTGGGGACGAGATCGTCCAGAATCACATAGCGGACATCCCTGATCTGGATGAGCAAGAAGAAAAGTACCGGCTCAACTATGAAAACATGATGCCTACCATGTACTTCTATGGGGAAACCGCCGCTATGACCAAGGATAACAAGGTACCACTGCGCATCAAGTATATCTCAACGGACAGCAACAAATACGGTGAAAGTTTTGACCTGATGGGCTGCCCGGTAGGCTGGCAGGGGACATCCTCCCTGCAGTACGCCGTCAAAAACTATAAAATGAAGCTGGTCAACCAGGACGGCAGTAAGCATTCTTACAGCCCATTCCCGAACAGCCTGCCCGAAAGCACATTCACCCTCAAAGCCGACTATATGGAAAGCAGTCATGCCAACAACACCGGCATGTGCAAGTTTATCAACGATAAGCTGTACACGGACAAAACACCGCCGCAGCAGACCGACGCTAAAAAGCGGACCGCCATCGACGGGTTCCCGATCCAGCTTTATATTGCGAAAGATGATCAGAGCACCCCAACCTATATGGGCGTGTTCAACTTCAACCTGGACAAAAGCTGCTTCAACAACCTGGGCCTTGACAATGGCGTGGAGGGCTGGGAAAACTGCATGCGGTTTGAAGTGTCCAGTAACTCCGACACCAGTGCCGGCGCCTTCAAAGATGACTCGGATAAAAGCATCAAAGAAGATTTTGAACTCAACTACCCCGACCCGGATGACCTAACCCAGGAGCAGATCGACACCAGGTATGCGGGCCTGAAGCGGATGGTCACCTGGGTGAAGAACTGCACCGAAGCAACCTTCCGTGCGGAACTGGAGCAATATTTCAATAAAGATTTCCTGCTGAAATACTACCTGCAGGTGCACCTCTTTGGGATGGTTGACAACCTTGGGAAAAACATGATGCTGACCACCTGGGACGGAAATATCTGGTACCCCATGTTCTACGATGCGGACTCCCAGCTGGCCTTGGACAATACTGGGTACCTAAAGTTCTACAGCGATATCGACATTGTGGCCGGAACCTACAACACCTCCGGGTCCAAGCTCTGGACCATGGTGAGTACAGTATTTGCCGAGGAGCTGGCAGAAATGTACAAAGGCCTGCGGCAGAATATCTACCGGATGGAGACCATCCTGTCCTACTGGTATGGCGAACAAGTGGCCAAAATCGGTGAGAAACAGTACAACGCCGATATGGAAGCCAAGTATATCCAGTTCAAAAATGATTACCTGTTCATGCTGCATGGGAGACGCTACGAGCACATGAAGCGCTGGCTGACCGAGCGGCTTTTGTATCTGGACACCATCTATGGCTACGAGGAAGACACCCGGCAGTCCATCACGCTGCGTGCCAATAAAAGCGGCAGCGTGACCCTGAATATTCTGACCTACAGCCCCCAGTACGTGAAGGTCGTGTGGCGTAACGGCGTTGAGCAGCGGCTGAAAGTTGGCCGGGATGCCAATGGAAACATGATTGCGGCAAAGTTCACAGGAACCTTGGCAACCGCAACCGACCAGGAAGTCGTGATCTACAACGCCCGGCAGATCAAGAAAATTGATAATCTGGCGGGTCTGTCGCCTTCCGTTTTAAACCTTGTGGAAGCTTCAAAGTTGACCGAGGTGGTCTGCCGAAGTGCAACATTACTTCTGGATGTGCGGCTGCCCTCAAACAGCCGGTATCTTCGGAAGATGGACCTTTATGGCTGCACGAAGCTGGGGACCGCATCTGGTGGTGGGAATACGCTGGACCTCTCCAATGTCTACAATATGCGGGAACTGGATTTGACAAATACTGCTTTGCAAAATATATTGTTTCCGATCGATGGGAGTAATTATACGAAAATTCTGCTTCCGACAACGCTCAAATCAATTGATCTTGAGAACATGCCGCAATTGAAAACTATCAGTAGCTTACTTGGAACGTACACGCTTCTCAAGATTATTGATTGTCCCGGTTTAATATACGATACTAAAAGTGTCGGTAGTGTGGTGTTGGCAGCTGAACGAATTGAAATCGTGCGTGCGTTTGAACCAGGTACGGGTGAGAATTTTAGCACGTTGAAAATTGGCAATGGAAATGTCCAACCCTTGAGCATACGGATCAGGGATATGCATTTATGTGATGGAAAAAGGTTACAGATCGCCGGAAAATATGCTTCATCAGTTCCATTAATAGAAAATCTGGAACTTTCAGAAATTCATCCGCGGGAAATTGTTTTGTCTAAATTCGGTTTTGCGGAGCCGCAACCCCTTGATTTTTCACAATGCAGCGACTGCAGCCTAGTGATTGAAAATTATGCTAATATAAGTGAAGTTATTCTGCCAACAAATATTAAGGGGCTTGCCATAAGTAAATCCCTGTTTAAAAATAGCTCTGGCAACGTCAGCTTTGATCAAAGCTTGCAAGATTGTGATATTTATGTTTCTGGAAACCGGGATGAAGAATTACTTGATTTAAGTGGGTCGACGATTGCAGACTATTTAGTGTGCGATGTAAGAAAAAAAATTAAAATAAATATTGATTTTACACAGCGAAACGATCAATCATACATCCCCGAGATTGAAGCCAGCGTAATAGGCCTTAAATGCCTAAAAATAGGCGCTGATGATCTTATTGGAAATATTAAGTACAGGAGTCGCGTTGCGCTGCCATATCTACAAGAAAAAAAAAGCAGCATAACAGATGATGCTCTTTCCAAGTTGGCACTCGATACGTCACAAGCGACGGATTTTAGTTATGCGTATTATGATTTTCCAAATTTAACTACAGTGCCAATGATCGATACGTCGAAAGGAACAATGTTTTCAAGTATGTGTAAGGACTGTTTGAATTTAACGACGATCCCATTACTTGACACTTCACAGGGAACGTATTTTATCAGTATGTTTCAAAATTGTAAGAATTTAATAGAAATCCCGCTATTTGACACCTCGCGAGGAACGGATTTTAGCTATATGTTTAATAGCTGTAACAGCTTAACGACGATCCCATTACTTGATACTTCACAAGGGGCAAAATTCGGTAATATGTTTGGTAAATGTAGAAGTTTAACGACGATCCCGCTATTTGACACCTCACGAGGGACGAATTTCGAGAGTATGTTTAGTGAATGTTCCAAGTTAACGACGATCCCATCGCTTGATACCTCACAAGGGACAAATTTCGATTATATGTTTAGTGAATGTTCCGAGTTAACGACGGTCCCATCGCTTGATACCTCACAAGGGACAAATTTTAGATCTATGTTTAACAATTGTCGCAAGTTAACGACGATTATGGCAATAAATATTTCTAATATGGCGAATGGGGTGGCGATGTTTACGTATGATCGTGAAATAACCACAGTTAATTTTTTAGGTTCCATCCCAAGGACATTTTCGAATGTTGGTTTTGAGTATGTCAATTCACTGTCAAGTGAAACAGTTGATAATATCTTAAATGCATTAGTCGACTATACAGGACAGACATCGGCTAAATTAGTATTGAGCTTAACACCATTTAACGCACTAACTGACGAACAAAAAGCGATTGCCGCTGCAAAAAACTGGACAATTGCAAAAAGTTAGGAGAGGAACAATGAAAAGACAAAAAAAACCTGGCTTTACTGAGCTACAAGCCGATGAAAACAAGCTGCTTGTCCCAAAAGGCCAGACTACGTGTGGTGCCAAAGCCGTTGTGCTGGCAAAATCCGACAGCCCGGAAAACTGGGAAGAGATTGACGAACTGGCCGAAGGGTTATCACGGCTGATGACGGTAGAGGAAGGTGACATACTGGAAGCGCCGGAGTATGAGATCATTCCGGATGAAGAGGGGAAGATTGATTATGAGACGGCCCAGAAAATGCAAAATGATCTCCAGCTATTGAAAAGGCGGATGCTGGAGATTGTAGAGAAAATAGCCCTTTGATTCAGGGCTTTTTTTATTTGAAAGAGGGTGGTTAAAATGCTTGTAAAATGTTATTAGAGATTGTTTAAATAGGGTTTAAAAGGAGCATTAAAATGAAAAAAATTGATTTAAGTGAAGTAAATATTGGTGTTATTGTTCGAACTGTAGCAGCTCTGATCGCACTGGTAAACCAAATTTTCGCGATTAGTGGGCTTCAACAAATTCCATTTGACGATCAGGCTGTTTACCAGTGGCTCTCTATGGGAGCTACCGTCATTACTTTTGCGGTGAATTGGTGGAAAAATAACAGTTTCACTAAGGAAGCCCAGCTGGGAGATAAGGTCAGAAAAGCCGCCCAGGAGGACACTATTATTGCGAACAAAATAGAGAGGATGCTGAAGGAAAATGATGAAGCTGCCCAGGCATCGGCTAGAAAGGCGGCGTAAAATGGCATTAGAATACTATAACACCATTGTTCAATATGGTGATACCGGTGATGATGTTCTTTTTCTTCAAAGGCAGCTACACATTTGTGGATTTAACCCAGGACAGAAAGATGGAGACTTTGGTGATGGTACCGGGAATGCATTGGAAAATGCGCAGATTTACTTTGGAATTGCAGCAGATCGGATTGCTGGTCCTCAAACTTGGACAAAGCTGTACGACTACTGTGCGAAGCTTCAGGAACAGCTGAACCTTATTGGCGGCTTCGCGTTGGTTATCGACGGGAACGTCGGCAGTCATGGAACGGCTACAGTAGAAGCGTTCAAGACTTTCCAAGTTCGGGGAGGAAGAGAACCAGACTGGTGCTGTGGTCCGGTAGAGGAACAAGCGCTAAATATGGTAGACTTCATGAAAGCTATGCCGTCTGGAAATGCTAGTGTTCCATCGTCCTCCGGTCTGATTGTGCCAACTCAATCCGGAAGGCTGGATGGGGTAAAAATCTATATTCCGGCAGGACATGGCGGCTCTGATCCAGGTGGCGTTGGGAATGGCTTGAGAGAATCAGACGTTGCACTTGCTTATGCTACGAAACTTGGAAATATTCTTCAGGGATATGGTGCAACGGTTCTCCTGGGACGGACAGGGGATTATTACAAGTCCCTTGCATCACGTGTTCAGGAGGCTAACAATTGGGGCGCAGACCTCTATGTATCCTGCCATGAAAATGCTTTTTCCGATCCTGCAGCCAACGGTTCGGAGGTTCTCTTTGTATCCGAAAGCGGAAATCAGCTGGCGACATATGGTGTCAACGAGCTGTCAGCAGGGCTTGGAACAACCAATCGTGGCGCAAAATATCAGGATGACTATGAAGTGGTCTATTCCAATATGACCGCTGTGATCTGCGAGCCGGGTTTTATCACAAATCCCGGAAACGCCGGCTTCATGAACAACGAGGTTGGCCTTCGAAATCAAGCTCAGTGTCTGGCAAATGGTATTGTAAAGTATTGTGCATAGAAAGGGAGGCTCTGGGTCTCCCCCAGAGCCTTTTATGGTGAAAATATGAACAGTTTTATTCCATGGATTGGCGGGAAGCGACTACTGAGAAAATCCATCATGGAACTTTTTCCAGAGGATTTTTCCCGTTATATTGAAGTGTTTGGCGGTGCAGGCTGGGTTCTCTTTGCGAAGGAAAAGCATGCAGAATTAGAGGTGTGGAATGATTATGAAGGGCAGCTGGCGAACCTGTTTCGCTGTGTAAAATACCACCCGGACGCTGTGAAGCAGGAGTTGTCTTTGGTACTAAATTCAAGAGAATTTTTTGAAGATTTCAAAAGTCAGCTTGATCTTAGAGGCTTAACCGATATCCAACGTGCAGCGCGGTATTTCATGATTATCAAGACTTCTTATGCAGCGGATCGACGGACATACGGAGCTGTGAAGAAAAACATTCAAAAGGGTATCTCGTATTTAAGTGATATCTCAGAACGCCTCAACACCGTTATTATTGAGAACAGGGACTTTGAAAGCTTGATTCGTGTGTATGATCGGTCAACAGCTCTTTTTTATTGTGATCCACCATATCATAAAACTGAAAAATATTATACAGCTGAGTTTAAACAAGAAGACCATGAACGTTTAAAAAGCTGTTTAAACGGCATAAAAGGGCGTTTTTTACTTAGCTATAATGACGATGAATACATAAGGAATCTTTATAAAGGTTTCAATATTCATGAAGTGTCCAGACGAAACTCATTATTGGAAAGATACGATATAAAAGATAAAGAATATAAAGAATTGATAATTACAAATTACTAAGACATATTTTTTTTAAATGTATTATAACCTATATCGTTATAATATCACTGTTTCCGTTATAAAGAAAACCGAAGTGTTAGAATAACACAGAGGTGATACTGTGATTAAAATAAACTTATCCAGAGTGCTTGGTGAGAAAAGAATAAACCAGGCTGAGCTGGCAAGATTAACGGATATCAGGCCCACTACAATCAATGAATACTATCATGAGCTTGTTGAAAGGGTGAATTTAGATTACTTGGACCGGATATGTGAAGTTCTGGAATGCTCTATAGAAGAGCTTTTAGAATATCGGCCGAATCAGGCTCCACGACAATGGAAAAAAGAAGAATAAAGAAGAAAATTAAAGTGTTTTAATGGTATTAAAAGGCTTTTTAAATATATGAAAAATAGCATTAAATTTTAAAATATATTATTTAAGCTAGGTTTTACAATAAATAGATATAGAATATTAAAGAGAAGTAATTACGCTCAACTTTGCGCAATTGCTTCTCTTTTTTTGTGTTTTGCGTGAAAAAGTTTTGCGTTTTGCGCGAAAAGCTACAGCAAGCCCCTTTTTTAAGTGAACAGCCAAAAGCCTTTTACCGGATTCCAGAAGGGAGAACCCCATGAAAAATTTTTACAGACAAATCAGCCAAAGACTCATCCTCGCCATCCTCATCCTCGTTTCCTGCGTCTTTCTCACCGGCCTCTGTGCCGGGCCGGAGGAGCTGCCGGCCCCAGAGCCCACACCCGCCCTGCCCGGGACAGAAGAAGCCCTGCCCCCGCCCGACGGATCCGTCATCGACCACCCGCTGCCCGAGGATCCCATCCTCACAGACGGCCCCTGGGCGTCGGCCCACTTCCTTATGGACGAGTACGTCTGCGACTGCCCGGGCTACTGCGACGGCTGGCCCGCGGTCATGGATCCGGAGCTGCTTGAGAAAATCGAGGAGCTGCGGTGTTATTTTGACCAGCCCATCATCATCACCTCAGGCGTTCGCTGTGAAAGGCGCAATGCGGAGGTAGGCGGCATTGAGAACTCCTGGCATAGGTACGGTCATGCAGCCGACCTGTACTGTCCCGGCGTGCCCTATGACGAGGTGGCCGCCGCGGCCCGGGCGCTGGGGCTTGGGGTGATCGAATACCCGGATCAGCAGTTTGACCACTGCGAAATCTGGCGTTGAGGAGAGGAGGGAATCAAAAACCGTAAAACGCTGAAAGACAAAATAGCATACGAAAAAAACTATTAGCTTGAAAAAACAAATAAGAATTGCATATTATTTCAATCTATTCTATAATAAAGGATATAGAAATAAAAAGTGCGGCATCCGTATTGTGTCACTACCACAATACGGCAATGCGGTGTCTGGGCACCACACCTCCTGAGGAGTACCGCAAAGTTAATTATATGCTATTTTCTTTCTTTATTCAATAGCTGTTCTTAATTTTGTGTTATTGTTGAGTTTTTTCTTGAACTTTCTTAACTGTGTGTGGGTAGCTGCCATGCGCAGTTTTTATTTTCCGAAAGGACGGACGGATAATGGATAGCTTTTGCTCATTCGATCCTGTCGCGTCTGCTATGTTTCTTATTTCAAAGCCTTTGCCTTTAGAGACAGAAGAGGGGGAAATTAAATGCAAGAGCTAGATCACAAGGCCATGGGCCTGCGTATCCGCAAACAGAGAACATTTCTGAACATGTCCCGTGACGAGCTGGCCAGAAAGGTTGACATCACGCCGACCTTTTTAGCCGATATCGAGCTGGGCACCAAGGGCTTTTCCTTAAAAAGCCTGAACCGTTTCTGCCATGTCTTAAAAATGTCGGCAGACGCCATTCTCTATGGGCCCAGGGAATACATGGGCACCAGATATTCCGCGGTGCTGGAGCTGCTGGAACGGTGCCCGGAGCAAAAGGGCAGGTATGCGGAGGAGATCCTGACATTGTTTCTTTTAAGCCACGATCTGGTGGAGTAGAGGGGAAGAGACAACGTGTAAGAGGCTGTGAAACCACAGCCTCCTTTTTTTATGGCGCGTATTTTATGGCGCATATAAATAGGTATCCAGATGGAACCGCCGGCCCGGCCGGTTCATAAATAACTATGCACTGCCCGTTTTCAAAAAAATCGTGGGCAAATGGCCTTCAGACCATATTAAATGTTTTCAAAATTGTCTTAAGGCTCAGATTTTGAGAGGTTTTTAGAGACAAGGAAAAAAATATATGGTATAATATGTCCGGTCTCAAAAAAGATGTATAAAAAATGTATGAATATGCAAATGAATCGAATGATATAAGGAGCTGCTTCTTATATTGAGGAAGGAATGATACAATGTCA from Eubacterium sp. 1001713B170207_170306_E7 includes:
- a CDS encoding helix-turn-helix transcriptional regulator: MQELDHKAMGLRIRKQRTFLNMSRDELARKVDITPTFLADIELGTKGFSLKSLNRFCHVLKMSADAILYGPREYMGTRYSAVLELLERCPEQKGRYAEEILTLFLLSHDLVE
- a CDS encoding N-acetylmuramoyl-L-alanine amidase; translation: MALEYYNTIVQYGDTGDDVLFLQRQLHICGFNPGQKDGDFGDGTGNALENAQIYFGIAADRIAGPQTWTKLYDYCAKLQEQLNLIGGFALVIDGNVGSHGTATVEAFKTFQVRGGREPDWCCGPVEEQALNMVDFMKAMPSGNASVPSSSGLIVPTQSGRLDGVKIYIPAGHGGSDPGGVGNGLRESDVALAYATKLGNILQGYGATVLLGRTGDYYKSLASRVQEANNWGADLYVSCHENAFSDPAANGSEVLFVSESGNQLATYGVNELSAGLGTTNRGAKYQDDYEVVYSNMTAVICEPGFITNPGNAGFMNNEVGLRNQAQCLANGIVKYCA
- a CDS encoding DNA adenine methylase → MNSFIPWIGGKRLLRKSIMELFPEDFSRYIEVFGGAGWVLFAKEKHAELEVWNDYEGQLANLFRCVKYHPDAVKQELSLVLNSREFFEDFKSQLDLRGLTDIQRAARYFMIIKTSYAADRRTYGAVKKNIQKGISYLSDISERLNTVIIENRDFESLIRVYDRSTALFYCDPPYHKTEKYYTAEFKQEDHERLKSCLNGIKGRFLLSYNDDEYIRNLYKGFNIHEVSRRNSLLERYDIKDKEYKELIITNY
- a CDS encoding BspA family leucine-rich repeat surface protein; the protein is MGQYDSKTREVEITLTEDGGPFNISGDNVNARVFCDKADGHDVFNDAVIENGKIVVTFTDQMLAAAGPMPTRVALFGHDGERLTSVDFIVMVRENRAENGVLSSSEFNALNKALGSIDGAFDKATSAWETINQVQETIEKSITDAQDATKTANNAAQRVEQVIGGIEETIATTAKLNDEVTTARDSETDLSTRLEKIESGERMKGAGKFPVASEEQARAGIDNNVIMTPLRTAEAIESLATGGGGGGGGSTIPIMTSTFQGGSFSTNEEIEIRYRWSSPNIGYGMLHVLINNVEIQTEEVQQGLNRLVVPGQPKGNYTLLMYVTDRGGLTTDKLTFQLKVGGLDITSTFDDSQDFTIKSVIRIPITVDTISLDPVYLSQNIDGTLTRLSGQNGYNVVQLPAMTPGAHKVTIAAESGVYKSNSLDFNIVIEDADTLTIICDFDTDQVAYRDLVEIPYRVSLKGVSKFNAEYLVDGTLVKQLVISAGTNIWSTRDLAIGYHTLRINVSTQEGAKTAFVEKRLTVNPSSYTPLQPVQDASLIAWFDATGRTNQDANRENWPDKSGNGTAVRLVDFNYGGANGWVDNALKCNGGSYVEIDLQALKDNAPYGLTVDVKFRTRDSGEELACVMDMRGSDSNNKGFAIDTKAMYLNSGTTKIKAAVLEEEISRATFVVDRENKLAKIYNNGVLTEAFIMTDSESFSNTTRIYLNTTLALVSGAWVPSLFGDCEIYSIRIYERALSGDEIVQNHIADIPDLDEQEEKYRLNYENMMPTMYFYGETAAMTKDNKVPLRIKYISTDSNKYGESFDLMGCPVGWQGTSSLQYAVKNYKMKLVNQDGSKHSYSPFPNSLPESTFTLKADYMESSHANNTGMCKFINDKLYTDKTPPQQTDAKKRTAIDGFPIQLYIAKDDQSTPTYMGVFNFNLDKSCFNNLGLDNGVEGWENCMRFEVSSNSDTSAGAFKDDSDKSIKEDFELNYPDPDDLTQEQIDTRYAGLKRMVTWVKNCTEATFRAELEQYFNKDFLLKYYLQVHLFGMVDNLGKNMMLTTWDGNIWYPMFYDADSQLALDNTGYLKFYSDIDIVAGTYNTSGSKLWTMVSTVFAEELAEMYKGLRQNIYRMETILSYWYGEQVAKIGEKQYNADMEAKYIQFKNDYLFMLHGRRYEHMKRWLTERLLYLDTIYGYEEDTRQSITLRANKSGSVTLNILTYSPQYVKVVWRNGVEQRLKVGRDANGNMIAAKFTGTLATATDQEVVIYNARQIKKIDNLAGLSPSVLNLVEASKLTEVVCRSATLLLDVRLPSNSRYLRKMDLYGCTKLGTASGGGNTLDLSNVYNMRELDLTNTALQNILFPIDGSNYTKILLPTTLKSIDLENMPQLKTISSLLGTYTLLKIIDCPGLIYDTKSVGSVVLAAERIEIVRAFEPGTGENFSTLKIGNGNVQPLSIRIRDMHLCDGKRLQIAGKYASSVPLIENLELSEIHPREIVLSKFGFAEPQPLDFSQCSDCSLVIENYANISEVILPTNIKGLAISKSLFKNSSGNVSFDQSLQDCDIYVSGNRDEELLDLSGSTIADYLVCDVRKKIKINIDFTQRNDQSYIPEIEASVIGLKCLKIGADDLIGNIKYRSRVALPYLQEKKSSITDDALSKLALDTSQATDFSYAYYDFPNLTTVPMIDTSKGTMFSSMCKDCLNLTTIPLLDTSQGTYFISMFQNCKNLIEIPLFDTSRGTDFSYMFNSCNSLTTIPLLDTSQGAKFGNMFGKCRSLTTIPLFDTSRGTNFESMFSECSKLTTIPSLDTSQGTNFDYMFSECSELTTVPSLDTSQGTNFRSMFNNCRKLTTIMAINISNMANGVAMFTYDREITTVNFLGSIPRTFSNVGFEYVNSLSSETVDNILNALVDYTGQTSAKLVLSLTPFNALTDEQKAIAAAKNWTIAKS
- a CDS encoding D-Ala-D-Ala carboxypeptidase family metallohydrolase produces the protein MKNFYRQISQRLILAILILVSCVFLTGLCAGPEELPAPEPTPALPGTEEALPPPDGSVIDHPLPEDPILTDGPWASAHFLMDEYVCDCPGYCDGWPAVMDPELLEKIEELRCYFDQPIIITSGVRCERRNAEVGGIENSWHRYGHAADLYCPGVPYDEVAAAARALGLGVIEYPDQQFDHCEIWR
- a CDS encoding phage holin — its product is MKKIDLSEVNIGVIVRTVAALIALVNQIFAISGLQQIPFDDQAVYQWLSMGATVITFAVNWWKNNSFTKEAQLGDKVRKAAQEDTIIANKIERMLKENDEAAQASARKAA
- a CDS encoding helix-turn-helix transcriptional regulator, with the protein product MIKINLSRVLGEKRINQAELARLTDIRPTTINEYYHELVERVNLDYLDRICEVLECSIEELLEYRPNQAPRQWKKEE